The Salvelinus namaycush isolate Seneca chromosome 37, SaNama_1.0, whole genome shotgun sequence sequence gtcaaatcggagggcctgttgtccgggcctctggcagtctctgtgggggtgccacagggttcaattcttgggctgactctcttctctgtatacatcaatgatgtcgctcttgctgctggtgagtctccgatccacctctacgcagacgacaccattctgtatacttctggcacttctttggacactgtgttaacaaccctccagacgagcttcaatgcgatacaactctccttccgtggccttcaactgctcgtaaatacaagtaaaactaaaggcatgctattcaaccgatcgctgcctgcacctgcccgcccgtccagcatcactactctggatggttctgacttagaatatgtggacaactacaaatacaaataggtgtctggttagactgtaaactctccttccagactcacatcaaacatctccaatccaaagttaaatctagaattggcttcctatttcacaacaaagcatccttcactcatgctgccaaacataccctcgtaaaactgaccatccttctgatcctcgacttcggcgatgtcatttacaaaatagcctctaataccctactcaataaattggatgcagtctatcacagtgccatccgttttgtcaccaaagccccatatactacccaccactgcgaaccttacactctcgttggctggctctcgcttcatactcgtcgccaaacccactggctccaagtcatctacaagaccctgctaggtaaagtcctcccttatctcagctcgctggtcaccatagcaacacccacctgtagcacggactccagcaggtatatctctctggtcaccctaaaaaccaattcctcctttggtcgcctctCCTTccattctctgctgccaatgactggaacgaactacaaaaatctctgaagctggaaacactcatctccctcactagctttaagcaccagctgtcagagcagctcacagattactgcacctgtacatagcctatctataatttagcccaaacaactacctcttcccctactgtatttattttgctcctttgcaccccattatttctatttctactttgcacattcttccactgcaaatctaccattccagtgttttacttgctatattgtatttactttgccaccatggcctttttttgcctttacctcccttatctcacctcatttgctcacattgtatagacttatttttctactgcattattgactgtatgtttgttttactccatgtgtaactctgtgttgttgtatgtgtcgaactgctttgctttatcttggccaggtcgcaattgtaaatgagaacttgttctcaacttgcctacctggttaaataaaggtgaaataaataaaataaatacaattattcacgattcattcaatACTATCCTGGTAGCATCCACCTTAATGTATAAGAGAGGATTTGACAGGTGCAATGTGGAGCTATTGCCATATTACTAACACCTGTCAAATCGTCTTAAATCTGCACAATTGCAtggggtgtagggtgtaggggttgATTTTAGATTTGCCTACTGTTCTGTCTCTGATGCATCTCAATGACGTAATATTTGGCGCCGGAAAAGGAATGGTAAAGATTGAGAGGGGGCGGGATTTCTCTCATCTGCCTCACCGTTGTTTGCTTCACACAATAATCAGAAAAACATCACCAAAGATTCCTTCCAAAAGCAAATGCGTAAAACGTTTACGGATAAAAGCTGGATTTTATATttaaaaggtaaaaaataaaggTCCAGGAGATTGAGGTAAGAGAAAGAGTTCACAAAGCCTTGCAATTAACTTATTATCTAGCTCTagcttgatagctagctagctatgctaacgttagccagaTGGACTATTGCTGCAATGATCTCGCCTAGGTTTTGTTCTAATTCAACATTGCCAGTCATTGAAAGTAAATTATATAGCTATCTAATATCAAACGAAATTGTCTGTCCTTCATTTTGAATGTCTAATTTAACGTTTTAAACGTTTGGAAGAGCACACTTGTCCGTCCATGTTCTCTCCTGGTGCATCCCTTTCGGTCATCGATCATGTTGTTGACAGCCAGCCGGTCTCCTACCGCTAATGACAATTTCACCCATTGCATTCGCTAGCTAACAATAGCAACAACATACAGCAAGATATAGCTTTAACAGTTATGGCCAGTTAATTTATAGATTAGATTAGAGCGTGATACCTGGGTAGGGGTCTATTGAGGTCAAATGTCTGCTACTGAGAATATAGATTTCTAGTTAATAAAATTGCTTTGCAATTGTTATGGTATATATTTTCATATAAGaaagaaaaaagtattatttGACAGTACTGTAAGATATTAGTGCATGATTTGATTGACATCTGTGTTTTGTGCAGAGAGCATGGATGCAGGTGATGACCAGAACACGGGCTCTACCAATGGGAATGCTCCGTCTGCTGGGAACTCCCGCCCTCCCCAGATAGCCCACATGTCTCTGTATGAGAGGCAAGCTGTGCaggtgaatttttttttttttttttttaagcctgCTGCATGAATTATTATCTTTGACAATAGGGCGACTGTCTGCACTGAATGTTGAACTACTAGCCTTGCCTAGGAATGACCAGTCAAGAAGAGCATGTGCATactggagggttgctggtatcaaatcctagatgccattgcctgcAGTTGTGCCctggagcaaggcacttaaccccccccACATTAACAGCACCCCGGGTGCCCAGTGtcgcagccccccgcacctctccaaaaaatacctgtatgtgtgtctttCGTAGTGGTTGGGTTAAAAGCGGAAGTCAGATTTCGCTTGGACCTTGTGTGTATTTGAACAATAAAGTGATGTTAatcttaatgaatatgatgttgaGGATGATGGTGGTGATTTGTACTCTCTAGGCCCTTCAGGCGCTGCAGAGACAGCCGAACGCAGCCCAGTACTTCCAGCAGCTCATGCTGCAGCAGCAAATCAACAGTGCCCAGCAGCTTCACAACCTGGCTGCCGTGCAACAGGTAATAATAACGGGTAGCACAACAGATAATAACACAATGAAAGGTAACAGAACAGGTAATAACACAAACAGGTAACACAACAGGTAATAACACTAATGGGTAACACAACAGCTAATAACGCAATAATAACAGGTAATAAGACAATTGCAGGTAACACAAGTAATAACActattataccatggcattgttgaatacttgtttctgatgGGCTTGAATGGCATTCTAGAgcatgcattatttccctataacacactgtagaattcaatggctatagttcattcttGCATGTTCTGTTTGAGCttcttttgaaagcaaaagttgaATTGAAAACATTGGTATTGTTGAATTCGATGTTCATAGCAGCAAGCTAGGTATGACgttttggttagctaaactagcaagtctgtttgtttacTAAGACAACTGTGGCTGTCTattaaacttgctagctacttcagtagatgttgaacacatttctaccggcaaattaacacatttctagcgccaaatgtgttcaattatagccatggtataaaagggataatcaactcggcactttgcgttctctggaaaataatgcaacccTGTGGAACGTCACTTCCACTTCGCTAGCGCGTCGTGGAGCACACCTTGCACGtcattcattattttccatagaacacaTAGCCCCTCGTTAATTATCCCTTACATAACAGGTAATAACACTAAGCAGAGGAATGCACTGCACTGTCACAAAACGTTCAAAGTTGTTACTTTCTCTTGACCTCTTTCATTTTGTGTTTCTCTCTAAGGCCACCCTTGCTGCTAGTCGCCAGTCCAACTCTCCCAACCACAGTGTCTCCCAAGCAACCACCACTGTAAGTTTCACAGTCAATAATTCAAATTAAACGTGGCAAGAATTGTTATCCTGAATTGCAGTTTCTTAGCTTTCTTTGAGAGTCCTGACATATGGCAGCGTCAACATTTTCCCTCTTGTCACAGGTCAATCTGAGCACCACCTCTGGGGGAGGGACCATGAGCAATCCCCGCCCACTCGGCCCTGCCACATCAGTGACATCATCAGCTCTCAGCCAATCAGTGCTGCTGGGTGGGAACTCAGCCGGACAGGGCCAGATGTACCTGAGAGTGAGTTGAATGAGGAGAAGACTGATGTTTTTGTCAATTGAGAAGGAGCCTCTTTATATTCAATAACCTCTGACCTATGAGCCCACAGGTCAACCGCTCCCTCAGGGCACCCCTCGCAGCCTCCCAGCTCATCTTCATGCCTGGTGGCACAGCAACGGCTGCTGTAGCGACAGTTGCACAGCAACAGCctcagcaacaacagcagcaacaggaaGTCCATCCCACCTCCAATGCCCAATCTGACAATGACCAGGTAGTGACCACTTCCTGTTGTGAGAAGCATTTTTTTTCTCAGTCAACAGTTGTCTGCAATTAAGATTTTGCACAGATAATATTGTTTCTAATTGTTTGCcttattttctctctcactcgACTTACTCTTTCAGGTGCAAAACCTGGCTCTCCACTGTATCTCCACTCCCAGAGTGGCCGCAGTGAAGACGGAGTTTCCAGACAGGAGAGACGCAGGTGAAAGGACTTATCTTTGCCTCCAATATGCAGACACAATTCTCTATCAATTTGTGTGCCACTAAGATGCAAAGAACTGTGTCTCTCATTCCAACTTTAAACATGCTTTAAACTCTCTCCCTTTATCAGCCAACTATTCTCCTAGTCAACAACAGCATCctcagcagcaacagcagcagttcTCTCAGAACACCCAGCAGCAGATACAACcccagcagcaacagcaacaaatGGCCAACAAACTGACTAGCTACACTCATCCCACTACTCTCCCCAGTATAAATGTCAAGACTGGAAACCAGCTGAATATGGCCCCAACCGCTGCCACCTCAGTTCCCGCCTCCTCTCCcacgctccctctctcccagctcctcctctccccctcaggCCTTTGTCAGGCCCGGGCGGTAACCACGGTTACCCCTGCTGCCACGGTGACGCACATCCTAGTCCCCACCTCCAACGTTCCTACCTCCTCTCAGGGCTACCCCATAGGTTCAGTCGCCCCCAAAACTAACGTCAACACCCAGACCTTGGTGGTGCAGCCACTGCAGCAGTCCAACACTAACATGGACAAGGTGAGCCACAGCTCTGGCCCTGTGCACATACAGCCCAAAACCTCACAGGGTCACCGCTTACCTGTCCAGCTGCCCCCACGCCACCCTCCCCCTATCCTCCCGGCTCCGCTTAACACGGGGGGCCATCACCCGCCCCATGTCCCAGTCCAGCTGGTGGGAGCTAGGCAGGGCTCAGTAGGAAACTCCCAGGCTTTGGCACAGGCCCGAAGCTGCTGCCCCCAGGACAAAAGCATCGCTATAGCCTCTACTGGAGGGAACACCACGGTAACTCTCTTAGAAACTAAAAGagttgggatgtgtgtgtgtctgtgtgtgtgttaatcaaAACTTGTCTCTTCCTGTTGCATTAGGCAAAGCCTGCAATTGGCTCATTGAAGAGGAAGTCGGAAACTGATGCAACCAATGAGATGGCAGTCGAACCTTCCCAAATTTGCTGTCCACCAATGAGAGATTCTGCCCCTCTATGTCCCGCCCCCATGTTGGACTCAGGTAAGATGTCTGAAGATATAATGTATGTTCTTGTTTAGTTGAATCCTATCTAAGGTTGGCGATTGCTTGATACAAGGATTTAAGGTTAAGTTGTAAAACACAGCATGATTCATATTTGGTAAACTCATGTTTGTTTTTTGAATCAATAGTGTAAATTCATGTTTGTTTTTTGAATCAATAGTGTAAATTCCCAAACTCTGACATTTCACCCACACTCTTTTCTACCCTGGTTCCCTCACTTTCTCTCGCGCTCTTTCTCCAGCTCCTAAAGCGGTGCcagccttctcctctccccccaccctgtcttggggggtggggggtcaggGAGACAGAGCCCCTCTGCCCCAGGCGGTGGTCAAACCTCAGGTCCTCACCCACCTCATAGAGGGTTTTGTCATCCAGGAGGGAGCTGAGCCTTTCCCTGTGAGTTCACATACCTGGCTAGCACCTAGCTACCTGCTTACCATGGATCAGGTTTGCACAGAACTTTGCTTTAGGGCCAGAACGTATCCTTCTCTAACAACCAAACCTGACATTGATTAACAGGTGACTGGGCCAGTGAAGGAGCCTCTAGCCATGAGTGTTCAACAGGCTGACAATGGAGGCCCTGCAGGTTAGTGGGTGGTACATTTTCTACCTTCCTTAAAGAATACACTCTATACTAGCTGACTGATGCGCTAGCCTTTTTAAAAATTTGATTTTGCCTCTGATCCAGTTGCCTGGGAGAAGTTGCAGTACTATAGCTCGATTCTGCCTCTGATCCAGTTGTCTGTGAGATGTTGCAGTACTATAGCTTGATTCTGTACAGTAGTTGTCATCCCTAGCattggaggctggtgggaggagctataagaggacaggctcattgtaatgtgtTTGACaacgttccatttattccattccagccattataatgagcccgtcctcctacagctcctcccaccagcctcctctgacccCTAGTCATCTCTGTACTAACAGTCTGACTCTCTCCTCACCAGTGTTGAAGTGTGAGTACTGTGAGAGCTTGGCTCCAGCTAGCCAGTTCAGGGGCTCCAAGAGGTTCTGCTCCAAGACCTGTGCTAAGAGGTACCCTAGCCACCTCACCTGTCTTCTCACTATATCACACACCTCTCTGACCAGAACAGATCTACACTTTAAAGTCAGCACTGTTGACATCACATTTTTGTCCTGGGTGCATCCAACAGTATTGACTCCTTGTTATTACCTGCTTTGTCCACTCTCCTCCAGATACAATGTGAGCTGCAGTCACCACTTCCAGGTTAGTAGGGGGCGAGCTTCTGCACGGCCGCCTGGTCCTCCCGTTCCCCCAGACAGCATCGTCAGACGCAGGGGTCCTCGCAGGAGTAGCTCGGAGATCGCCTGCGCTAAAATAGCCGGCAGACATTTGCCTGTCAAGGAGGTAAAGTGGAAATTTCTGATCCATGAAATagaaatgttgttttttactctcctcctgttTCAAGTTTGAATGTCACatacacaagtacagtgaaattaGTTTCTCACCAGCTCTAACCCCAACactgcagtaatcaataacaatgtaataccaaaaataacaaggtagaactgAAACACACCAGATAGAAAAATAAGAAGAACATgataaagtaagtaagcatactatactgaacaaaaatataaacgcaacatgtaaagtgttggtcccatgtttcatgagctgaaataaaagatcccagaaaatgtccataccctcaaaaagcttatttctctcaaattttgtgcacacatttgtttacatccctgttagtgaacatttctcctttgccaagataatccatccagctgacaggtgtggcatatcaagaagctgattaaacagcatgatcattacacaggtgcaccttgtgcttgggacaataaaaagccaatctaaaatgtgcagttttgtcacacaacacaatagaTGTCacatgttttgagggagtgtgcaattggcatgctgattgcagaaatatccaccagaactgttgccagagaatttaatatacatttttctaccataaaccgcctccaacggtgttttagagaatttgacagtatgtccaaccggcctcacaaccgcagtccACATGGTGTTAAATGGGCGAGCGGTtggctgatgtcaacgttgtgaacagagtgccccatggtggcggtggagttatgggaaggtataagctacggacaatttttttattttattatttatccattattttaccaggtaagttgactgagaacacgttctcatttgcagcaacgacctggggaatagttacaggggagaggagggggatgaatgagccaattgtaaactggggattattaggtgaccgtgatggttgagggccagattgggaatttagccaggacaccagggttaacacccctactcttacaataagtgccatgggatctttaatgacctcagagagtcaggacacccgtttaacgtcccatccgaaagacgacaccttacacagagcagtgtccccaatcactgccctggggcattgggatctttgtttagaccagaggaaagagtgcctcctactggccctccaacaccacttccagcagcatctggtctcccatccagggactgaccaggaccaaccctgcttagcttcagaagcaagccagcagtggtatgcagggtggtatgctgctggaacAATAAACACAATTGcaatttatcgatggcaatttgaattcaCAAAAATACAGTGACGAGATCGAGacccttttttcttttttttgctatctgtgaccaaaagatgcatatctgtactcccagtagggaaatccatagattagggcctaatgaagttatttcagttgactgatttcctcatatgaactgtaactcagtaaaatcaatgaaattgttgcatgttgtgtttatatttttgttcagtgtgtatgtataatacatacatacagggtcagttccagtaccatatttaaaCTGCAGGCCTACATGTATGACGCTCTTCTCTCTATGATTGGCTGTAGTGTCGTTCTGAGTCCAGTCGCTCGGAGGATGTGTCCAGCTGTgacggagaggaggaggaggaggaagaagattcCCCATCACTCTCCCCTAGCTCCTCCCTCTCCTGCCCTAGGCCCGCCCACTGCGATCCCCATTTGGACGACTCGGCTCAAGGCAGCCTCCCATTGGACGAGGCCAACTTCCTGTCTGGGAGCCCCGCCCATTGGGGTGTGGAGGAGGTCTGCAGGTTCATCTCTTCACTACAAGGTCAGTACTCATTCATTAACAGTCAATGAAGTAAACAATGCATAAAGAGTCTTCATAGGGGAATCTGTAAAAATGGAACCCATGGCCAACTGGTCAATtagatcagggtttcccaaactcgatcCTGGGGGCACGTTTTGGGtttttccctagcactacacagctgattcaaagcttgatgatgagttgcttatttgaatcagctttgtagtgctagggcaaaaaaaacAAAGTGTGCACCCAAGGGGGCCCAAGGACTCAGTTTGGGTAACCCTGAAATAGATCAAAGAAATCCAACAGTTCTGGTTTGTCCATAACCCACGCCAAAGTGTATTTTAGGTTGATGTTCATTCCTAGTGAGCAGTCCCTTTTCATAGCGTAttcactctctcctcccctcccaggTTGTGAGGACCTGGCTGCCCAGTTCCTGTCCCAGGAGATTGATGGACAGGCCCTGCTGCTACTCAGAGAAGAACACCTCATCTCCACCATGAACATCAAACTAGGACCCGCCCTCAAGATCTGTGCCTTCATCAACAGCCTACGAGACTgacgagggagggaggaggaagaggggttcCAATGAACTTCAAACTGAGACCCACACTAAAGACTTGTATTAGTGACATTCAAGCCTGAGACCAAGACTGAAAGGGAGGGGAAAATGGGGGTTGATTTTAATCATAAACATCAATCATTTTAGAGACTAGATGAAGAGAAGGGGGTTGAATATAGGTAAGAGGGGAAATAATTAGGATATGCTTTGACTTTCCTGGACATTGAATGTGCAAAAAAATCTGTTAGTTATGAGTGAGAGGTGAGCATGAGCATCTGATAGTCTGTCTTTAGAGTGTTCATGTTTGTGAGGTAAACTGACAATGTATGGGTGAGTtcgtgtgtgtgtctttcaggaGAAACATACTCATGTGACACTACAAACGTGGTCACCTACAGTAAccgtggctagctagctaggacagTTCAAGTTGCCTTTTTCTACATTTCAACGGTGCTATAACCATAGTGTTATTATTGAAAATGGTCCATTTCACTTTTCTTTTTACAAAGTGGATTTGTAATGTTAATGTAGATGCCAGGCTCTAATCAAGTGTATGAAAGGACATTAAAGAGCTTtaattaacatttttttttttttcaccagaTACGACTGTTTTATAGCTTTTATCTTTTGTACTACAATCAAATTTCTTATTTTGGTGTGGAAGTTTTTCATGGAGAGGATGTAGTGAATATTAGTAACTGACTGAACTACCTGAATATGGGCATTTGTCCTGAGAGGAGAGGTACTACCAATAAACACCTGTTACTGGAACTATGCTATTTAGCTCTGAGTGTTGTTTGTATATTGCTGCTACAGATTCAGGGCTGTTCAATGCCGGTCCTGGAGGGCTGAAACACTTCTGGTTTTTGTTTCTACTTGGTAgttaattgcactcacctggtgtcccaggtctgaaccAGTCCCTTATTAGGAGAGGAT is a genomic window containing:
- the LOC120031172 gene encoding polyhomeotic-like protein 1 isoform X2; the encoded protein is MDAGDDQNTGSTNGNAPSAGNSRPPQIAHMSLYERQAVQALQALQRQPNAAQYFQQLMLQQQINSAQQLHNLAAVQQATLAASRQSNSPNHSVSQATTTVNLSTTSGGGTMSNPRPLGPATSVTSSALSQSVLLGGNSAGQGQMYLRVNRSLRAPLAASQLIFMPGGTATAAVATVAQQQPQQQQQQQEVHPTSNAQSDNDQVQNLALHCISTPRVAAVKTEFPDRRDAANYSPSQQQHPQQQQQQFSQNTQQQIQPQQQQQQMANKLTSYTHPTTLPSINVKTGNQLNMAPTAATSVPASSPTLPLSQLLLSPSGLCQARAVTTVTPAATVTHILVPTSNVPTSSQGYPIGSVAPKTNVNTQTLVVQPLQQSNTNMDKVSHSSGPVHIQPKTSQGHRLPVQLPPRHPPPILPAPLNTGGHHPPHVPVQLVGARQGSVGNSQALAQARSCCPQDKSIAIASTGGNTTAKPAIGSLKRKSETDATNEMAVEPSQICCPPMRDSAPLCPAPMLDSAPKAVPAFSSPPTLSWGVGGQGDRAPLPQAVVKPQVLTHLIEGFVIQEGAEPFPVTGPVKEPLAMSVQQADNGGPAVLKCEYCESLAPASQFRGSKRFCSKTCAKRYNVSCSHHFQVSRGRASARPPGPPVPPDSIVRRRGPRRSSSEIACAKIAGRHLPVKECRSESSRSEDVSSCDGEEEEEEEDSPSLSPSSSLSCPRPAHCDPHLDDSAQGSLPLDEANFLSGSPAHWGVEEVCRFISSLQGCEDLAAQFLSQEIDGQALLLLREEHLISTMNIKLGPALKICAFINSLRD
- the LOC120031172 gene encoding polyhomeotic-like protein 1 isoform X1 → MRKTFTDKSWILYLKESMDAGDDQNTGSTNGNAPSAGNSRPPQIAHMSLYERQAVQALQALQRQPNAAQYFQQLMLQQQINSAQQLHNLAAVQQATLAASRQSNSPNHSVSQATTTVNLSTTSGGGTMSNPRPLGPATSVTSSALSQSVLLGGNSAGQGQMYLRVNRSLRAPLAASQLIFMPGGTATAAVATVAQQQPQQQQQQQEVHPTSNAQSDNDQVQNLALHCISTPRVAAVKTEFPDRRDAANYSPSQQQHPQQQQQQFSQNTQQQIQPQQQQQQMANKLTSYTHPTTLPSINVKTGNQLNMAPTAATSVPASSPTLPLSQLLLSPSGLCQARAVTTVTPAATVTHILVPTSNVPTSSQGYPIGSVAPKTNVNTQTLVVQPLQQSNTNMDKVSHSSGPVHIQPKTSQGHRLPVQLPPRHPPPILPAPLNTGGHHPPHVPVQLVGARQGSVGNSQALAQARSCCPQDKSIAIASTGGNTTAKPAIGSLKRKSETDATNEMAVEPSQICCPPMRDSAPLCPAPMLDSAPKAVPAFSSPPTLSWGVGGQGDRAPLPQAVVKPQVLTHLIEGFVIQEGAEPFPVTGPVKEPLAMSVQQADNGGPAVLKCEYCESLAPASQFRGSKRFCSKTCAKRYNVSCSHHFQVSRGRASARPPGPPVPPDSIVRRRGPRRSSSEIACAKIAGRHLPVKECRSESSRSEDVSSCDGEEEEEEEDSPSLSPSSSLSCPRPAHCDPHLDDSAQGSLPLDEANFLSGSPAHWGVEEVCRFISSLQGCEDLAAQFLSQEIDGQALLLLREEHLISTMNIKLGPALKICAFINSLRD